A region from the Oceanidesulfovibrio marinus genome encodes:
- the tatB gene encoding Sec-independent protein translocase protein TatB, producing MFGIGSTELLVILAVALIILGPKKLPQIARALGKGVAEFKKVSTDLQRTINVEMEREEREQKRKEDDKVKQAEKAKAAQSKHKGESEEAAQARREAEEASKKALASADKANRSEPFKDPYEPETAEATKPEEGQVIDVAASNAGETAQNTESSVASEQESKA from the coding sequence ATGTTCGGCATCGGTTCCACAGAATTACTGGTTATTCTCGCCGTGGCGCTCATCATTCTGGGCCCCAAGAAGCTTCCGCAGATCGCGCGCGCCCTGGGCAAGGGCGTGGCCGAGTTCAAGAAGGTTTCGACCGACTTGCAGCGCACCATCAACGTTGAGATGGAGCGTGAGGAGCGCGAGCAGAAGCGCAAAGAAGACGATAAGGTCAAGCAGGCGGAGAAGGCCAAGGCGGCGCAGTCCAAGCACAAGGGCGAGTCCGAGGAGGCCGCCCAGGCCAGACGTGAAGCCGAGGAGGCTTCCAAGAAGGCCCTTGCCTCCGCGGACAAGGCCAACCGCTCCGAGCCGTTCAAGGATCCTTACGAGCCCGAGACCGCCGAGGCGACCAAGCCTGAAGAAGGCCAGGTCATCGACGTGGCCGCCTCCAACGCCGGCGAGACAGCGCAGAACACCGAGAGCTCCGTTGCCTCCGAGCAGGAGTCCAAGGCGTGA
- a CDS encoding ABC transporter ATP-binding protein, giving the protein MQPILEITNMSKRFGGLMALNDVSFTIEPRTIKGLIGPNGAGKTTCFNCITGVYKPTSGDIMLSSPRRNMEAMRINGKKPEKVTEFGIARTFQNIRLFSELTVLDNVRIGRHPRTKSNFLGAVLRTPAHKREEREIVEASMHWLDFVGLSRHALERAHSLSYGDQRRLEIARALSTEPSLILLDEPAAGMNPRETAELKQLIFSILEQDVTVLLIEHDMKLVMSICSSIVVLDHGEKIADGPPQSIKDDPRVIEAYLGRGAADA; this is encoded by the coding sequence GCCCTGAACGACGTGAGCTTCACCATCGAACCGCGTACCATCAAGGGACTCATCGGCCCCAACGGCGCCGGCAAGACCACGTGCTTCAACTGCATCACCGGCGTGTACAAGCCCACATCGGGCGACATCATGCTCTCCTCGCCCCGGCGCAACATGGAGGCCATGCGCATCAACGGCAAGAAGCCGGAGAAGGTGACGGAGTTCGGCATTGCCCGGACATTCCAGAACATCCGGCTCTTCTCCGAGCTCACCGTGCTCGACAACGTGCGCATCGGACGCCATCCACGCACCAAGTCCAACTTCCTGGGCGCCGTGCTGCGCACACCGGCGCACAAGCGCGAGGAACGCGAGATCGTGGAAGCTTCCATGCACTGGCTGGACTTCGTGGGCCTCAGCCGCCACGCCCTGGAGCGCGCACACTCGCTCTCCTACGGCGACCAGCGCCGCCTGGAGATCGCCCGCGCCCTGTCCACGGAGCCGTCCCTCATCCTGCTGGACGAGCCGGCCGCCGGCATGAACCCCCGCGAAACCGCGGAGCTCAAGCAGCTCATCTTTTCCATTCTCGAACAGGACGTCACGGTGCTGCTCATCGAACACGATATGAAGCTGGTCATGTCCATCTGCTCCTCCATCGTCGTGCTGGACCACGGCGAGAAGATCGCAGACGGCCCGCCGCAGTCCATCAAGGACGACCCCAGGGTCATCGAAGCCTATCTGGGCAGGGGGGCGGCCGATGCTTGA
- a CDS encoding UvrD-helicase domain-containing protein — MFSIRKASAGSGKTYALTAQFLQLLERASSAHAPASCGGATAGYGWSEIVAATFTHAAAQEMKHRVLSSLKERALDLEKSRASHHPAAQFSPQAAADRLAVILRELGLLNIRTIDSLLFTLLRLSALELGLPPGFEPVFDPAELFEPLYDAIVTRAQNGDPGAEELIAAACRGVLSYDDPGGFMPSAKLQDRLLGVFGFRAGESEPFAVDTQALQAFLEREHAAYVDACGQLADAIEELGLKCHSNFLKFLDHQRSIELPEEPKTTAYLEKSCLDEVLNKASKGKATPETEAVYAEIALRNQRLRDCMTAILSCMAHAPLAMLAEEIVRSLDEVQRQRGLLLADRGPALVRALLEETGGIAEAYCRLGLRLRHLLIDEFQDTSRAQWAALAPLVSESLSTGGEFLYVGDVKQAIYGWRGGDARLFDEVVHDPQIAPFAGEVRYDPLPCNWRSSADVVRFNNEFFTRLGQPDTAKRVAEAMLPKADEPLREEFAAGVARTFHDAAQQIPDSRAESHGLVRLYRLPGAKVAEYQEAVKERLHDLLFNEFLPVRRPGEVAVLVRKNEQARIVASWCIEWGLPVVTESSLRIAEHPVIRQLASFLAFIDYPLDDLAFWEVATAEWLWENHEDATALHSWIAAKRRPGNRGEPLHRAFARDFPHIHAAYFQPFLSQAGLMSPYDILREAVARFGLLEKLPQDELFLRRFLEIAHAADEQGRHSISTFLEHWRSQGLEEKAPLPESMDAVHVTTIHKSKGLEYPVVVVPFHDFSAMSRGGLTLWQPPDADPAEAPAYLATEQAAAGPERESRLAATLAEQLHLLYVAWTRPVEELHAFFSLDLRATGNKQLLDGLGVMLEPYELLAPGDVWETGQRRDMPQREPEPKAPPLECAPIPVPDAEAPYRPMSWLPELKIYRSALEEERFEERRRGTLVHRCLEHLVPRNVDGPFDEDVERALRAGLRGLADPHDPAAFAVDREEIAEEIAAMCRWLLSQPRFPLYLQNGRAEAQILDETGGVHRPDFLVSLPGEVVVLEYKTGHASPDHATQARRYLKLLARMEPPETKLVAQIVYLDLQRVEEVRHG, encoded by the coding sequence ATGTTTTCCATACGCAAGGCATCCGCAGGCAGCGGCAAGACCTACGCCCTCACGGCCCAGTTCCTCCAATTGCTGGAGCGCGCCAGCAGCGCCCACGCCCCGGCTTCCTGCGGCGGCGCCACAGCCGGCTACGGCTGGAGCGAGATCGTGGCCGCCACCTTTACCCACGCCGCGGCCCAGGAGATGAAGCACCGCGTCCTCAGCTCGCTGAAGGAACGCGCCCTGGACCTGGAAAAAAGCCGCGCGAGCCACCACCCGGCCGCGCAGTTCAGTCCCCAGGCCGCCGCGGACCGCCTCGCCGTCATCCTCCGCGAGCTGGGCCTGCTCAACATCCGCACCATCGACAGCCTGCTTTTCACCCTGCTGCGGCTCTCGGCCCTGGAGCTGGGCCTGCCACCAGGATTCGAACCCGTCTTCGACCCGGCCGAGCTCTTCGAGCCGCTCTACGACGCTATCGTCACCCGCGCCCAGAACGGCGACCCAGGTGCCGAGGAGCTCATCGCCGCAGCGTGCCGCGGCGTGCTCAGCTACGACGACCCCGGCGGCTTCATGCCCAGCGCCAAGCTCCAGGACCGCCTGCTGGGCGTGTTCGGCTTCCGCGCCGGGGAGTCCGAGCCCTTTGCCGTGGACACCCAGGCGCTGCAGGCATTCCTGGAACGCGAGCACGCCGCCTATGTGGATGCCTGCGGACAGTTGGCCGACGCCATCGAGGAGCTGGGGCTGAAATGCCACAGTAACTTTCTCAAGTTTCTCGACCACCAGCGGAGCATCGAGCTACCGGAAGAACCCAAGACCACGGCGTATCTGGAAAAATCCTGCCTGGATGAGGTGCTGAACAAGGCGTCCAAGGGCAAGGCCACGCCAGAGACCGAGGCGGTATACGCCGAGATCGCCCTGCGCAACCAGCGACTGCGCGACTGCATGACCGCGATTCTGAGCTGCATGGCCCACGCGCCGCTGGCCATGCTGGCCGAGGAGATCGTCCGCTCCCTGGACGAGGTCCAGCGCCAGCGCGGTTTGCTCCTGGCCGACCGCGGTCCGGCCCTGGTTCGCGCCCTGCTGGAGGAGACAGGCGGCATTGCCGAGGCGTACTGCCGTCTCGGGCTGCGGCTGCGCCACCTGCTCATCGATGAGTTCCAGGACACCAGCCGCGCGCAGTGGGCTGCCCTGGCCCCGCTGGTTTCCGAGTCCTTGTCCACGGGCGGCGAGTTTCTCTACGTAGGCGACGTCAAGCAGGCCATCTACGGCTGGCGCGGCGGGGATGCGCGGCTCTTCGACGAGGTCGTGCACGATCCGCAGATCGCGCCCTTTGCCGGCGAGGTCCGCTACGATCCCCTGCCGTGCAACTGGCGCAGCTCGGCCGACGTGGTGCGGTTCAACAACGAGTTCTTCACCCGCCTGGGCCAGCCGGACACGGCAAAACGCGTTGCCGAGGCCATGCTGCCCAAGGCGGACGAGCCCCTGCGCGAGGAGTTCGCGGCCGGCGTGGCTCGCACCTTCCACGACGCGGCGCAACAAATTCCCGACTCGCGCGCCGAATCGCACGGCCTGGTGCGGCTCTACCGTCTGCCTGGCGCAAAGGTCGCCGAGTATCAGGAAGCGGTAAAGGAGCGGCTCCACGACCTGCTCTTCAACGAGTTCCTGCCCGTGCGCCGGCCCGGCGAGGTCGCCGTGCTGGTGCGCAAGAACGAGCAGGCCCGCATCGTGGCCTCGTGGTGCATCGAGTGGGGACTGCCCGTGGTCACGGAGTCCAGCCTGCGCATCGCCGAGCACCCGGTCATTCGCCAACTCGCGTCGTTCCTCGCGTTCATAGACTACCCCCTCGACGACCTCGCCTTTTGGGAGGTGGCCACGGCCGAGTGGCTCTGGGAAAATCATGAGGACGCGACAGCGCTCCACTCTTGGATCGCGGCCAAACGCCGGCCCGGCAACCGCGGCGAACCGCTCCATCGCGCATTCGCCCGCGACTTCCCCCATATCCACGCCGCATACTTCCAGCCGTTTCTTTCCCAGGCGGGGCTGATGAGCCCGTACGACATCCTGCGCGAAGCAGTGGCCCGCTTCGGCCTGCTGGAAAAGCTGCCCCAGGACGAGCTCTTTTTGCGGCGCTTTCTGGAGATCGCCCACGCCGCGGACGAGCAGGGCCGCCACTCCATCTCCACCTTCCTGGAGCACTGGCGCAGCCAGGGCCTGGAGGAAAAGGCCCCCCTGCCCGAGTCCATGGACGCGGTGCACGTGACCACGATCCACAAATCCAAGGGCCTGGAGTATCCCGTGGTCGTTGTCCCATTCCACGACTTCAGCGCCATGTCGCGCGGCGGCCTGACCCTCTGGCAACCGCCGGACGCGGACCCGGCTGAGGCCCCGGCCTATCTGGCAACGGAACAGGCCGCGGCAGGACCGGAGCGGGAGTCCCGCCTGGCCGCCACCCTGGCCGAGCAGCTGCACCTGTTGTACGTGGCCTGGACCCGGCCAGTGGAGGAGCTGCACGCCTTCTTCTCCCTGGACCTGCGCGCCACCGGCAACAAGCAGCTTCTCGACGGCCTCGGCGTAATGCTGGAGCCGTACGAGCTGCTCGCCCCCGGCGACGTCTGGGAAACCGGCCAGCGCAGGGACATGCCGCAACGCGAGCCCGAGCCGAAAGCGCCGCCGCTGGAATGCGCGCCCATACCGGTGCCGGACGCCGAAGCCCCCTACCGCCCCATGTCCTGGCTGCCGGAGCTGAAGATCTACCGCTCCGCCCTGGAGGAGGAACGGTTCGAGGAACGCCGCCGCGGCACGCTGGTCCACCGCTGCCTGGAGCACCTTGTGCCCAGAAATGTGGACGGTCCGTTTGATGAGGATGTGGAACGAGCCCTGCGCGCCGGCCTGCGCGGGCTGGCCGATCCGCACGACCCGGCCGCATTCGCCGTGGACCGCGAAGAAATCGCCGAGGAGATCGCCGCCATGTGCCGCTGGCTCCTGTCCCAGCCGCGCTTTCCCCTGTACCTGCAGAACGGCCGCGCCGAGGCGCAGATACTGGACGAGACCGGCGGCGTGCACCGACCGGACTTCCTCGTCTCATTGCCCGGCGAAGTTGTCGTGCTCGAGTACAAAACCGGCCATGCCTCGCCGGACCACGCCACCCAGGCGCGGCGCTATCTGAAGCTTTTGGCCAGGATGGAACCGCCGGAAACAAAGCTCGTCGCGCAGATCGTCTACCTGGACCTGCAGCGGGTGGAGGAGGTGCGCCATGGTTGA
- the guaB gene encoding IMP dehydrogenase — MEKVLGKGYTFDDVLLQPAYSEVLPDTVDVSTRLTHEIALTVPLLSAAMDTVTESKLAISLSRAGGVGVIHKNMSVDQQRIEVEKVKKSESGMIVDPVTIEPEFTVGQALQIMSEYRISGLPVVKGGQLVGILTNRDVRFVSDMDLKVADVMTADKLVTVPVGTTLEQAKAHLHENRIEKLLVVDEGGKLTGLITIKDIEKIKKYPHSCKDAQGRLRVGAAIGVGPEGEARADALLKAGVDFIVVDSAHGHSKNILRAIESVRSAFPNCQLVAGNVGTYEGARAILKAGADTVKVGIGPGSICTTRIVAGVGVPQVTAIMEATRAAREMDKHIIADGGIKFSGDVVKAIAAGADCVMIGSLFAGTDESPGETILYQGRRYKIYRGMGSIDAMKDGSKDRYFQEKVEEGGGKLVPEGIVGRVPYKGPVTDSLYQLVGGLRSGMGYTGCPTIQSLQEDAKFVEISPAGLRESHVHDVIITKEAPNYRVENF, encoded by the coding sequence ATGGAAAAGGTTCTCGGCAAAGGCTACACATTCGACGACGTGCTGCTCCAACCCGCGTACTCGGAGGTCCTTCCGGACACCGTGGACGTCTCCACCCGGCTCACTCACGAAATCGCCCTGACTGTGCCGCTGCTCTCCGCCGCCATGGACACCGTTACGGAGTCCAAGCTGGCCATCTCTCTCTCCCGCGCGGGCGGTGTCGGCGTAATCCACAAGAACATGTCCGTCGACCAGCAGCGCATCGAGGTCGAGAAGGTCAAGAAGTCCGAGTCCGGGATGATCGTTGACCCCGTGACCATCGAGCCCGAATTCACCGTGGGCCAGGCGCTGCAGATCATGTCCGAGTATCGCATCTCGGGCCTGCCCGTGGTCAAGGGCGGTCAGCTCGTGGGCATTCTCACCAACCGCGACGTGCGCTTCGTCTCCGACATGGACCTCAAGGTGGCCGACGTGATGACCGCTGACAAGCTGGTCACCGTGCCCGTGGGCACCACCCTGGAGCAAGCCAAGGCGCACCTGCACGAAAACCGCATCGAGAAGCTCCTGGTGGTGGATGAAGGCGGCAAGCTCACCGGCCTCATCACCATCAAGGACATCGAGAAGATCAAGAAGTACCCACACTCCTGCAAGGACGCCCAGGGCCGCCTGCGCGTGGGCGCGGCCATCGGCGTGGGACCCGAGGGCGAAGCCCGGGCCGACGCGCTGCTCAAGGCCGGCGTCGACTTCATCGTGGTGGACTCGGCCCACGGCCACTCCAAAAACATTCTGCGCGCCATCGAGTCCGTGCGCTCCGCCTTCCCCAACTGCCAGCTCGTTGCCGGCAACGTGGGCACCTATGAAGGCGCACGCGCCATCCTCAAGGCCGGCGCGGACACGGTCAAGGTGGGCATCGGCCCCGGCTCCATCTGCACCACACGCATCGTGGCCGGCGTGGGCGTGCCGCAGGTCACCGCGATCATGGAAGCCACACGCGCCGCACGCGAGATGGACAAGCACATCATCGCCGACGGCGGCATCAAGTTCTCCGGCGACGTGGTCAAGGCCATCGCGGCCGGCGCGGACTGTGTGATGATCGGCTCCCTCTTTGCCGGCACGGACGAGAGCCCGGGCGAGACCATCCTCTACCAGGGCCGCCGCTACAAGATCTACCGCGGCATGGGCTCCATCGACGCCATGAAGGACGGCTCCAAAGACCGCTACTTCCAGGAAAAGGTGGAGGAAGGCGGCGGCAAGCTCGTGCCCGAGGGCATCGTGGGCCGCGTGCCCTACAAGGGACCGGTCACCGACTCCCTGTATCAGCTCGTGGGCGGACTGCGCTCCGGCATGGGCTACACCGGCTGCCCCACCATCCAGTCCCTGCAGGAAGACGCCAAGTTCGTGGAGATCTCCCCCGCTGGCCTGCGCGAAAGCCACGTCCACGACGTCATCATCACCAAGGAAGCGCCCAACTACCGGGTCGAGAACTTCTAG
- the guaA gene encoding glutamine-hydrolyzing GMP synthase, translated as MDVQEKVIIIDYGSQVTQLIARRVREAGVYSEIQPCTIPLDELKAMQPSAVILSGGPSSVSDEGAPQLDPGILELGVPVLGICYGMQLIANELGGKLARSSDREYGRADLTLMEDCPLWAGLSDADTHKIWMSHGDKVLAPPPGFSVIGRTKNVDVAAIADQKRRFYAVQFHPEVHHTEDGARMLRNFLFKIAGLKGDWSMSSFADRVIEEMREKIGDRKVVCGLSGGIDSTVVAVLLSKAIGDNLHCIFVDNGLLRAGEGTEVVGYLDEHFQLQLHYVEAQEDFLSKLTGVDDPEEKRKIIGRTFIEVFEREAKAIKDVSYLAQGTLYPDVIESVSFKGPSAVIKSHHNVGGLPDIMELDLVEPLRELFKDEVRKVAMELGLPDFVIWRHPFPGPGLAIRILGKITPERLEILRQADSIVQDELHASDWYRKVWQGFAVLLPLKTVGVMGDDRTYEHVIALRVVDSVDAMTADWTRLPADVLARISSRVINEVKGVNRVVYDISSKPPSTIEWE; from the coding sequence ATGGACGTTCAGGAAAAAGTCATCATCATCGATTACGGGTCGCAGGTGACCCAGCTCATTGCGCGCCGCGTGCGCGAGGCCGGGGTCTACTCCGAGATCCAGCCCTGCACCATCCCGCTCGACGAGCTCAAGGCCATGCAGCCCTCTGCCGTGATCCTCTCCGGCGGCCCCTCCTCGGTTTCCGACGAAGGCGCTCCCCAGCTCGATCCCGGCATCCTGGAGCTCGGCGTGCCCGTGCTCGGCATCTGTTACGGCATGCAGCTCATTGCCAACGAGCTTGGCGGCAAGCTGGCCCGGAGCAGCGACCGCGAGTACGGCCGCGCAGACCTCACTCTGATGGAAGACTGCCCCCTGTGGGCCGGTCTGTCCGACGCGGACACGCACAAGATCTGGATGTCGCACGGCGACAAGGTCCTGGCGCCGCCGCCCGGCTTCTCCGTCATCGGCCGCACCAAGAATGTGGACGTGGCGGCCATAGCCGACCAGAAGCGCCGCTTCTACGCCGTGCAGTTCCATCCGGAGGTCCACCACACCGAGGATGGCGCGCGGATGCTGCGCAACTTCCTCTTCAAGATCGCCGGCCTCAAGGGCGACTGGTCCATGTCCTCCTTTGCCGACCGGGTCATCGAGGAGATGCGCGAGAAGATCGGCGACAGGAAGGTCGTCTGCGGCCTCTCCGGCGGCATCGACTCCACCGTGGTGGCCGTGCTGCTCTCCAAGGCCATCGGCGACAACCTGCATTGCATCTTCGTGGACAACGGCCTGCTGCGCGCCGGCGAGGGCACCGAGGTTGTCGGCTACCTGGACGAGCACTTCCAGCTCCAGCTCCACTACGTCGAGGCCCAGGAGGATTTCCTCTCCAAGCTGACGGGCGTGGACGATCCGGAAGAGAAGCGCAAGATCATCGGCCGCACCTTCATTGAGGTCTTCGAGCGCGAAGCCAAGGCCATCAAGGACGTGAGCTACCTGGCCCAGGGCACGCTCTACCCGGACGTCATCGAGTCCGTCTCCTTCAAGGGCCCTTCCGCGGTCATCAAGAGCCATCACAATGTGGGCGGCCTGCCCGACATCATGGAGCTCGACCTGGTGGAGCCCCTGCGCGAGCTCTTCAAGGACGAGGTGCGTAAGGTGGCCATGGAGCTCGGCCTGCCCGACTTCGTCATCTGGCGCCACCCCTTCCCCGGTCCGGGCCTTGCCATCCGCATCCTGGGCAAGATCACGCCGGAGCGGCTCGAAATCCTCCGCCAGGCGGACAGCATCGTCCAGGACGAGCTCCACGCCTCGGATTGGTATCGCAAAGTCTGGCAGGGCTTCGCCGTGCTGCTGCCCCTGAAAACAGTCGGCGTGATGGGCGACGACCGCACATACGAACACGTCATCGCGCTGCGCGTCGTGGACAGCGTGGACGCCATGACTGCTGACTGGACACGCCTCCCGGCTGACGTGCTGGCGCGCATCTCCAGCCGCGTCATCAACGAGGTGAAGGGCGTCAACCGAGTGGTTTACGACATCTCGTCCAAGCCGCCCTCCACCATCGAGTGGGAGTAA
- a CDS encoding ATP-dependent 6-phosphofructokinase, with protein sequence MSNSRVKRALDVETGVATLGKAKIPSKLSVCHFTDDDAKVLIQVTEEQVRDLGDEPLYQDFELAGPRHHLYFDPTKTKCAIVTCGGLCPGVNDVIRAIVMEAHHSYNVASVLGIRFGLEGFIPSYGHDVVELTPQHVASSHQFGGTILGSSRGPQPAEDIVDALERMNVNCLFLIGGDGTMRAAGKIADEIASRKLKIAIIGIPKTIDNDINFITKSFGFDTAVEKATEAIQCAHTEAICAVNGIGMVKLMGRESGFIAAQATLALKEVNFVLVPETPFELDGKDGILNELEARLAARKHAVIVVAEGAGQHLLEISGDTDASGNPVLGDISSLLISRIKKHFAGKNIPITLKFIDPSYIIRSVPANANDRVYCGFLGQHAVHAAMAGKTGMVISKLQDRYVYLPLPLVTKDRRKLNINSDYWRAVMESTGQNPIPGIFGPGTYCPTPED encoded by the coding sequence ATGAGCAATAGCCGTGTAAAACGCGCTCTGGACGTGGAAACCGGGGTCGCCACACTCGGTAAGGCCAAGATCCCTTCGAAGCTCTCCGTCTGCCACTTCACCGACGACGACGCCAAGGTTCTCATCCAGGTGACTGAAGAGCAGGTGCGCGACTTGGGCGACGAGCCGTTATATCAAGACTTCGAGCTCGCCGGCCCACGCCATCACCTGTACTTCGACCCAACCAAGACCAAGTGCGCCATCGTCACATGCGGCGGCCTCTGCCCGGGTGTCAATGACGTCATCCGCGCCATCGTTATGGAGGCGCATCACAGCTACAACGTCGCCTCCGTGTTGGGCATCCGCTTTGGCCTGGAGGGCTTCATTCCCAGCTACGGCCACGATGTCGTGGAGCTCACGCCGCAGCACGTGGCCAGCAGCCACCAGTTCGGCGGCACCATCCTCGGCTCCTCCCGCGGCCCCCAGCCTGCCGAGGACATCGTGGACGCCCTGGAGCGCATGAACGTCAATTGCCTCTTCCTTATCGGCGGCGACGGCACCATGCGTGCGGCCGGGAAAATCGCCGACGAGATTGCCTCGCGCAAGCTCAAGATCGCCATTATCGGCATCCCCAAGACCATTGACAACGACATCAACTTCATCACCAAGTCATTCGGCTTCGACACGGCCGTGGAAAAGGCCACCGAGGCTATCCAATGCGCGCATACCGAAGCCATCTGCGCCGTCAACGGCATCGGCATGGTCAAGCTGATGGGCCGCGAGTCTGGCTTTATCGCCGCCCAGGCCACCCTGGCCCTCAAAGAGGTCAACTTCGTGCTCGTGCCCGAGACCCCCTTTGAACTGGACGGCAAGGACGGCATACTCAACGAGCTGGAAGCCCGTCTTGCAGCGCGCAAGCACGCGGTCATCGTCGTGGCCGAAGGCGCTGGCCAGCATCTTCTCGAAATCAGCGGCGATACGGACGCTTCGGGCAACCCGGTGCTGGGCGACATCTCCTCCCTGCTCATCAGCCGCATTAAGAAGCACTTCGCGGGCAAGAACATACCCATCACGCTGAAGTTCATCGACCCGAGCTACATCATCCGCTCGGTGCCGGCCAACGCCAACGACCGCGTCTACTGCGGCTTCCTGGGCCAGCACGCGGTCCACGCAGCCATGGCCGGCAAGACAGGCATGGTCATCTCCAAACTGCAGGACCGCTACGTGTACCTGCCGCTTCCGCTGGTCACCAAGGACCGCCGCAAGCTGAACATCAACTCGGATTACTGGCGCGCCGTCATGGAATCCACAGGCCAGAACCCCATCCCCGGCATCTTCGGCCCGGGCACCTACTGCCCCACGCCCGAAGACTAG
- a CDS encoding ABC transporter ATP-binding protein: MLEIHDIHTYYGSIHALKGVSLKINEKEIVCLIGANGAGKTTTLMSLSGVYRPRRGSITFLGEDITKLASEKIVARGITQVPEGRMIFPRLTVRENLMMGAYLRNDSEGIEADEERAYELFPILAERRRQPGGTLSGGEQQMLAIGRALMARPKLLLLDEPSLGLAPIVVENIFEVIQSINQEGTTVLLVEQNAQMALQIAHRGYVLATGSVQLEGTSADLTANPQVRAAYLGLD; the protein is encoded by the coding sequence ATGCTTGAGATTCATGACATCCACACGTATTATGGCTCCATCCACGCCCTGAAAGGCGTCTCGCTGAAGATCAACGAGAAGGAGATCGTCTGTCTCATCGGCGCCAACGGCGCCGGCAAGACGACCACCCTGATGTCCCTCTCCGGCGTGTACAGACCGCGCCGGGGTTCCATCACCTTTCTGGGCGAGGACATCACCAAGTTGGCCTCGGAAAAGATCGTTGCCCGCGGCATTACTCAGGTGCCCGAAGGCCGGATGATCTTCCCCCGCCTTACGGTGCGTGAGAACTTGATGATGGGAGCCTACCTGCGCAACGACTCTGAAGGCATAGAAGCGGACGAGGAGCGCGCCTACGAGCTCTTCCCCATTCTTGCCGAACGACGCAGGCAGCCCGGAGGCACGCTCTCCGGCGGCGAGCAGCAGATGCTCGCCATAGGGCGGGCGCTCATGGCCCGGCCCAAGCTGTTGCTTTTGGACGAACCGTCGCTGGGCCTCGCGCCCATCGTGGTGGAAAATATCTTCGAGGTCATCCAGTCCATCAACCAGGAAGGAACGACCGTGCTGCTTGTGGAGCAGAACGCCCAGATGGCGCTGCAGATAGCCCACAGGGGCTACGTGCTCGCCACGGGCTCGGTCCAGCTGGAAGGCACCTCGGCCGACCTTACGGCGAACCCGCAAGTACGAGCCGCCTATCTGGGCCTCGACTAG
- the tatC gene encoding twin-arginine translocase subunit TatC, whose amino-acid sequence MSFTEHLQELRQRLTRCFIALVVGFLACYGFSKDLFDILMRPLVTVFPPGSHLIFTALPEAFFTYIKVALVAGFFLTSPYIFYQLWLFISPGLYKEERKYLIPIGFCSALFFVVGASFGYFVVFPFAFKFFMGFTTEFIKPFPKLNEYLGFSLKLLFAFGVIFELPLVIFFLARLGLVTSTMLRKSRKFAFLGCFVISAVLTPPDVVSQLLMAGPLMLLYEISIYVAQLFGRREKRHMKDEDEEETEEENPEESAEEESA is encoded by the coding sequence ATGTCCTTCACCGAGCATCTGCAGGAGCTCCGCCAGCGCCTGACGCGTTGCTTCATCGCCCTGGTGGTTGGTTTCCTGGCGTGCTACGGCTTCTCCAAGGATCTCTTCGACATCCTCATGCGGCCGCTGGTCACGGTCTTCCCTCCGGGCTCGCACCTCATCTTCACGGCGCTGCCCGAGGCGTTCTTCACGTACATCAAGGTTGCTCTGGTGGCGGGCTTCTTCCTCACGAGCCCCTACATCTTCTACCAGCTCTGGTTGTTCATCTCGCCCGGGCTTTACAAGGAAGAGCGTAAGTACCTCATTCCCATCGGCTTTTGCTCGGCGCTCTTCTTCGTGGTGGGCGCAAGCTTCGGCTACTTCGTCGTGTTCCCCTTTGCTTTCAAGTTCTTCATGGGATTCACCACGGAGTTCATCAAGCCATTCCCCAAGCTCAACGAGTACCTTGGCTTTTCGCTCAAGCTGCTCTTCGCCTTCGGCGTTATCTTCGAGCTCCCGCTCGTCATCTTCTTCCTGGCGCGGCTCGGTCTGGTCACCTCCACCATGCTGCGCAAGTCCCGCAAGTTCGCATTCCTGGGCTGCTTCGTCATTTCGGCGGTCCTCACTCCGCCGGATGTGGTTTCGCAGCTCCTCATGGCTGGACCGCTCATGCTCCTCTACGAGATTTCGATCTACGTCGCCCAGTTGTTCGGCCGGCGCGAAAAGCGGCACATGAAGGATGAAGACGAGGAAGAGACAGAGGAAGAAAATCCCGAGGAATCGGCCGAGGAAGAGTCCGCATAG